In Sphingobacterium thalpophilum, a genomic segment contains:
- a CDS encoding PadR family transcriptional regulator: MKDTKLLKGTLQTIILKLLSRTKRMYGYEMTQQVKLLTEGEFILTEGALYPALHKLEAEGLLDTAIEVVDGRARKYYSLTVKGKKAQVSKMKDALTFVEKLQVILNTKPIVS; encoded by the coding sequence ATGAAAGATACGAAGTTATTAAAAGGCACTTTACAAACGATTATTCTAAAGCTATTGTCTAGAACGAAAAGAATGTATGGCTATGAAATGACTCAACAAGTAAAACTCTTAACCGAAGGAGAGTTTATTCTGACTGAGGGAGCGCTCTACCCTGCATTACATAAGCTAGAAGCGGAAGGACTCCTGGATACAGCAATAGAAGTAGTCGATGGAAGAGCAAGAAAATATTACTCCCTGACAGTGAAGGGAAAAAAAGCTCAGGTAAGTAAAATGAAAGATGCGTTGACCTTTGTGGAGAAGTTACAGGTTATCTTGAACACTAAACCAATTGTATCATGA
- a CDS encoding alpha/beta fold hydrolase, with protein sequence MDIVYLRNAKQRIRENFSPPFTTKIVRFTDSNPQSTEKRTLFRIKPITLDKSKFNTELIMPKTYPLDCSLTNYSPLQRITFSTLPFLIAIYCVFFAQHTKAQSLDWSTKDIVFKSEGINLAGTMLQPRSAHAAIVLIHGSGQEKRMMEFASYLAKNGIAVFTYDKRGVGKSEGTYAGPEVGTNNIDSANLHLLAKDAQAAVKVFHQQLGKTNIPMGLLGFSQAGWIIPLATNQNPLVDFFVLYSGAVIPAREQLRFQFFTNGKKDFWDKHTEAEARQHVANDPDRYQFTNTDPMTSLKTITTPGLWLFGSKDIQIPVGLSIEHINALKAQGKLFEYCLFPLLDHNTSLSASREPSAIALNWIKNQRKKKS encoded by the coding sequence ATGGACATAGTGTATCTGCGAAATGCCAAGCAGAGGATTCGAGAGAATTTTAGTCCGCCATTTACAACGAAAATAGTACGATTTACCGATTCAAATCCACAGTCTACCGAAAAACGCACACTTTTTAGAATTAAACCCATTACTTTAGACAAAAGTAAATTTAACACCGAATTAATTATGCCTAAAACTTATCCATTAGACTGTTCCTTGACGAACTATTCTCCCTTACAGCGGATTACATTTAGTACGCTACCTTTTCTTATCGCCATTTATTGTGTGTTCTTTGCACAGCATACAAAAGCGCAATCTTTAGACTGGTCTACAAAAGATATTGTATTTAAGAGTGAGGGTATTAACTTGGCAGGAACCATGCTTCAGCCTCGAAGCGCCCATGCTGCCATTGTCCTCATACATGGTTCTGGACAAGAGAAAAGAATGATGGAGTTTGCCTCATATTTAGCCAAAAACGGTATTGCCGTATTTACTTATGACAAGCGCGGAGTAGGAAAATCTGAGGGGACCTATGCTGGCCCTGAGGTCGGTACCAATAATATCGATTCTGCCAACCTCCACCTCCTCGCTAAAGATGCACAAGCAGCGGTAAAAGTATTCCATCAGCAGCTAGGGAAAACGAACATTCCTATGGGGCTATTGGGATTCAGCCAAGCGGGATGGATCATTCCTTTAGCTACTAACCAAAATCCTTTGGTCGACTTTTTTGTATTGTACAGTGGAGCAGTTATCCCTGCCCGTGAGCAGCTCCGCTTCCAGTTCTTTACAAATGGAAAAAAAGATTTTTGGGATAAACATACGGAAGCCGAGGCCCGACAACATGTAGCGAATGATCCAGATCGCTATCAATTTACAAATACCGATCCGATGACATCACTTAAAACGATAACAACTCCAGGACTCTGGCTTTTTGGATCCAAAGATATCCAAATACCTGTAGGCTTATCGATTGAACATATCAATGCACTGAAAGCACAGGGAAAGCTCTTCGAATATTGCTTATTTCCTTTATTAGATCACAATACAAGCCTTTCGGCATCGCGTGAACCAAGTGCTATTGCATTGAATTGGATCAAAAATCAACGTAAAAAAAAGTCATAA
- a CDS encoding inorganic phosphate transporter — MIPLLGETDLSTGLLIVFALCLFAVVAFEFVNGFHDTANAVATVIYTKALKPIVAIPWSGFWNFLGVFAGGIAVAMGILKLVPLDTLMALPVSVGACLVLAVLLAAIIWNLGTWYFGIPCSSSHTLIGALIGAGIGFTWYYGGSGVNWHKAEEIGLSLILSPLIGFGLAVLLMLFLKHVVRYKALFHIPQGEDDRPPLLVRGILILTCTLVSFFHGSNDGQKGVGLFMLILIAFLPARFAINHSVPDAAVIKTLDQTEIVLQTIASSNVAQGTMFVQVNQEIEQVKLHLMDKSVTDKAGTFKFRKEVEGLVKSIATLESSKQIDINPENRLELNRKLGELKHLTDFAPIWVILTISIALGLGTMIGWKRIVVTIGEKIGNEHLSYAQGASSEIVAASTIGISTVLGLPVSTTHVLSSGIAGSMVASGGKSNLNKGTLKSIGLAWVLTLPVSIGLALLLFVFFHLFI; from the coding sequence ATGATTCCTCTCTTAGGGGAAACCGATCTTAGTACTGGACTTCTTATTGTTTTTGCCCTTTGTTTATTTGCCGTTGTGGCCTTTGAATTTGTCAATGGCTTTCATGATACCGCGAATGCTGTTGCAACGGTAATTTATACCAAAGCACTTAAACCAATTGTAGCCATTCCTTGGTCTGGCTTTTGGAATTTTCTAGGTGTTTTTGCAGGTGGGATCGCAGTGGCTATGGGAATACTTAAATTGGTGCCTCTCGATACCTTAATGGCACTACCGGTTTCGGTAGGCGCTTGCCTGGTCCTTGCTGTATTATTAGCGGCTATTATCTGGAATTTGGGGACTTGGTATTTTGGTATTCCTTGTTCGAGTTCACATACCTTGATTGGTGCCCTTATCGGGGCTGGTATAGGCTTCACCTGGTATTATGGTGGCAGTGGTGTCAATTGGCATAAGGCCGAGGAAATTGGTCTTTCTTTGATTCTCTCACCTTTGATTGGTTTTGGTCTAGCGGTGTTATTGATGCTCTTTTTAAAGCATGTCGTCCGTTATAAAGCACTTTTTCACATCCCACAAGGGGAAGATGACAGACCTCCCTTGTTAGTACGCGGTATTCTTATACTGACCTGTACATTGGTCAGTTTTTTTCACGGTAGCAACGATGGACAAAAAGGAGTAGGACTGTTTATGTTGATCTTAATTGCATTTCTGCCTGCTCGTTTTGCAATAAACCATTCCGTACCAGATGCGGCTGTCATTAAAACGCTCGATCAAACGGAAATCGTGTTACAGACAATTGCTTCCAGTAATGTCGCTCAGGGAACGATGTTTGTGCAAGTCAATCAGGAGATTGAACAAGTCAAGCTGCATTTGATGGATAAAAGTGTAACGGATAAAGCAGGGACTTTTAAATTCAGAAAAGAGGTTGAAGGTTTAGTTAAATCCATTGCTACATTAGAGAGCAGTAAACAGATCGATATCAATCCTGAAAATCGATTGGAGCTTAATCGTAAGTTGGGCGAATTGAAACATCTTACGGACTTTGCACCGATCTGGGTGATCTTAACTATTTCAATCGCCTTAGGTCTTGGGACAATGATCGGTTGGAAACGTATTGTAGTAACGATTGGTGAAAAAATAGGAAATGAACATTTAAGTTATGCTCAAGGAGCCTCAAGCGAGATTGTTGCTGCTTCGACAATTGGTATCAGTACCGTATTGGGTTTGCCGGTTAGTACAACGCATGTGCTTTCAAGTGGTATTGCCGGTTCAATGGTCGCTTCTGGAGGAAAGAGCAATCTAAATAAAGGGACACTCAAAAGTATCGGTCTTGCCTGGGTACTTACTTTACCCGTGTCAATTGGCTTGGCATTATTACTATTTGTATTCTTCCATCTTTTTATTTAG
- a CDS encoding universal stress protein, whose product MKQILVASDFSINASHALRYALSLASRLNMEVAVVHAIHPTEGINNSTYNAIFIEDYYARKRAALQEWTDQVVQENKYNDLKVRTVVEVGYLRNVVTKYVEYTDVSFLVMGITGATGIKEIVGSNASMAVTKLRIPTLIVPPESNLSVIPVITLATDYKTTKLSVRDVKALNRILKLSDPKKLEILHVSERDLDEKLVRNGEKKMRQLLPNVDINFNYVDEDDTRPSHAIIDFVENNQTDILCLVKRNHNMIYRLFASSTVNEVLNRSVKAILVLHE is encoded by the coding sequence ATGAAACAAATTCTTGTTGCCTCCGATTTTTCAATCAATGCAAGTCATGCTTTGCGTTACGCCTTGTCTTTGGCTTCTCGTTTGAATATGGAAGTTGCTGTTGTACATGCCATACACCCGACAGAAGGGATCAACAACAGTACTTATAACGCGATCTTTATAGAAGATTATTACGCTAGAAAACGTGCTGCTTTGCAAGAATGGACTGATCAGGTGGTCCAGGAAAATAAATACAATGACCTCAAAGTGCGAACCGTTGTTGAAGTAGGTTATCTGCGTAATGTAGTCACAAAGTATGTTGAATATACGGATGTTTCTTTTTTGGTGATGGGAATTACCGGGGCGACAGGCATTAAAGAAATTGTCGGTAGTAATGCGAGTATGGCTGTGACAAAATTGCGTATTCCGACCTTGATTGTACCTCCTGAAAGTAATCTGTCGGTTATTCCAGTCATTACATTGGCAACGGATTATAAAACAACAAAATTGTCTGTTCGTGATGTCAAAGCGCTCAATCGTATTTTAAAACTTTCAGACCCCAAGAAGTTGGAAATTCTACACGTCTCAGAAAGGGATTTGGACGAAAAGCTGGTGCGTAATGGGGAGAAAAAAATGCGTCAGTTGCTTCCTAACGTAGATATCAACTTTAATTATGTGGATGAGGATGATACACGGCCATCACATGCGATCATTGACTTTGTTGAAAACAATCAGACCGATATTCTGTGTTTGGTCAAACGCAACCATAATATGATTTACCGTTTATTTGCAAGTAGTACGGTGAATGAAGTTTTGAACCGATCAGTTAAAGCGATTTTGGTTTTGCATGAATAA
- a CDS encoding family 16 glycosylhydrolase, which yields MKKYLFLAGIQVMSALGLSAQTTSSNVPLQLLGTRSWIRVDMKDNQPSISGAKVFWAKTNKKPQTANAILAEGAKRYYIQQVEPETTYYIWVESATGKSLANGKVYTSKRWQLDNTELDEERKNPSSRAVPVGMEVYWQDEFNDQLLNRNKWTTNYFSSLNYLNAKSKDEMLHDRLPQPAYTLNGSAINLYVNDTIPKRIFTAGGNQKISSIQTYDWKSNENLLDNSKGGYFEVKVRRNRQGSPKGTNTAFWFDSPGPDIRYYLQEGSEVDGIKGIRPKGQLFEIDVFEYITAQFVIHGHVDQKGVFQRNLATHIAEGYEHVGQWVTHGVLWTPTSIKHYINGDLIKEYTNKNQIYSPNHFLNVFLGAYGSEGGVNMEVDYIRAYNWPLKDGNELPNPDFEGKSGLAPWEGAAVIEEGRGEKGSKAVVLAPGQKIEQYVYLDPQQDFKLIYWSKGDKVQVEVDDVAAVTGKLSNLKTLIPDLGKKGGKQEVDFATGKEINPNKKNVRIGFTNVGTGNASLDNITLKKRKL from the coding sequence GTGAAAAAATATCTATTTCTTGCAGGTATTCAGGTAATGTCAGCGTTAGGGCTATCGGCTCAAACGACAAGTTCAAATGTACCATTACAGCTATTGGGTACCCGGAGTTGGATCCGTGTAGACATGAAGGATAATCAACCGAGCATATCCGGAGCGAAAGTCTTTTGGGCAAAAACGAATAAGAAACCGCAGACAGCCAATGCGATATTGGCAGAAGGTGCCAAACGTTATTATATTCAGCAGGTAGAGCCTGAAACGACCTATTATATCTGGGTAGAATCTGCTACAGGAAAATCCTTGGCAAATGGAAAAGTGTATACGAGCAAGAGATGGCAGCTGGATAATACTGAACTCGATGAAGAGCGAAAGAATCCAAGTTCAAGAGCAGTTCCTGTTGGTATGGAAGTCTATTGGCAGGATGAATTTAACGATCAATTACTTAATCGGAATAAATGGACGACCAACTATTTTTCATCCTTGAACTATCTGAATGCAAAATCCAAGGATGAAATGTTGCATGATCGTTTGCCACAACCCGCTTATACTTTAAATGGATCAGCGATCAATCTGTATGTCAACGATACTATTCCCAAACGGATTTTTACAGCGGGTGGCAACCAGAAGATTTCATCCATCCAAACCTACGATTGGAAGTCCAATGAAAATTTACTGGACAACAGCAAAGGTGGGTACTTTGAAGTTAAGGTAAGACGTAACAGACAGGGGAGTCCCAAGGGAACAAATACAGCTTTTTGGTTTGATTCACCTGGACCAGATATTCGTTATTATCTTCAAGAAGGATCCGAAGTCGACGGAATTAAAGGCATTCGCCCCAAGGGACAGCTTTTTGAAATCGACGTTTTCGAATATATTACGGCTCAATTTGTGATACATGGACATGTTGATCAAAAAGGGGTATTTCAACGTAACCTTGCTACACATATTGCAGAGGGGTATGAACATGTCGGACAATGGGTAACACATGGGGTATTGTGGACACCCACAAGTATTAAACATTATATCAATGGAGATCTGATCAAAGAATATACGAATAAAAATCAGATTTATTCACCCAACCACTTTTTGAACGTATTTCTTGGAGCCTATGGATCTGAAGGCGGAGTCAATATGGAGGTCGATTATATTCGGGCGTATAACTGGCCTTTAAAAGATGGTAATGAATTGCCTAATCCAGATTTTGAGGGTAAATCTGGCCTTGCACCTTGGGAAGGAGCAGCCGTCATCGAAGAAGGGCGCGGAGAAAAGGGGAGTAAAGCGGTGGTACTTGCGCCGGGTCAAAAAATAGAGCAATATGTTTATTTGGATCCCCAACAAGACTTCAAACTTATCTATTGGAGTAAAGGAGACAAGGTCCAGGTGGAAGTCGATGATGTCGCTGCCGTAACAGGAAAGTTGTCGAATTTAAAGACGTTAATACCTGATTTAGGAAAAAAGGGTGGAAAACAAGAGGTTGATTTTGCTACTGGCAAGGAGATTAATCCGAATAAAAAAAATGTTCGGATCGGATTTACCAATGTAGGAACGGGAAACGCATCTTTGGATAATATCACGTTGAAGAAAAGGAAATTATAA
- a CDS encoding AraC family transcriptional regulator has product MLKSKEVVTLILIHSKGGTRQIDQEQHNMMGYQIHLMFPGQSSSFYFFKETAVYHFRIPWQNFEKLCHTLSINIKLLKDYPILQVTPYKFETLRYEFDKIRNELYRYQPTLSLILSRLETSLLEINGSLTKHIDNLAPYTYPASLNRFLELIELHYKQEHHVAYYANLLNITATSLWMQTQQYMETSPLKLIHNRLLKEAMHLLSLGANPIKTTLIELGFQDSATFSHFFKKQTNMSPSAYQKKHLANKKT; this is encoded by the coding sequence ATGCTCAAAAGCAAAGAGGTGGTGACTCTTATCTTGATACATTCGAAAGGCGGTACGCGTCAGATTGATCAGGAGCAACATAATATGATGGGTTATCAAATTCATCTAATGTTCCCCGGTCAGTCAAGTTCTTTCTATTTTTTCAAAGAAACCGCTGTTTATCATTTTAGAATTCCCTGGCAAAATTTTGAAAAATTATGTCATACGCTTTCAATCAACATAAAACTCCTTAAAGATTATCCGATACTTCAGGTCACGCCATATAAATTTGAAACGCTCCGCTATGAATTCGATAAGATCCGTAATGAACTCTATCGCTATCAGCCAACATTATCACTCATTTTATCACGTTTGGAAACAAGCTTACTAGAGATTAACGGCTCCTTAACCAAACACATCGATAATTTAGCACCATACACTTATCCAGCCAGCCTGAATCGCTTTCTTGAATTAATAGAACTTCATTACAAACAAGAACACCATGTCGCTTATTACGCAAATTTATTGAATATAACTGCAACAAGTCTTTGGATGCAAACACAGCAATACATGGAGACTAGCCCCCTCAAACTGATTCATAATCGTTTGTTAAAGGAAGCTATGCACCTGCTGAGTTTGGGGGCCAATCCAATCAAGACTACACTGATTGAATTGGGTTTTCAGGACTCCGCTACCTTCTCTCATTTCTTCAAAAAACAGACAAATATGTCACCTTCAGCATATCAAAAGAAACATTTAGCAAATAAAAAAACATAA
- a CDS encoding Crp/Fnr family transcriptional regulator, protein MDKIKEYFESLVVMNDTDWEVFSAKLVKMEFPKKSLILEIGKTEQYLSFIEKGIVRFNIPKLDYDFTFGFAFENSFVSGYDSFLTQQPSSYHLEAITDCILWRISFEDLHAVYQTTTVGNLIGRKAVEDIFLKKMKRELTLLEDSAKTRYINLVREQPELIRNIPLKYLASYIGIRPQSLSRIRKEIY, encoded by the coding sequence ATGGACAAGATCAAAGAATATTTTGAATCGCTCGTTGTCATGAATGATACGGACTGGGAAGTATTTTCCGCTAAGCTTGTTAAGATGGAGTTTCCAAAAAAATCACTGATTTTGGAAATCGGAAAAACTGAACAGTATTTATCTTTTATTGAAAAAGGAATTGTACGTTTCAATATCCCAAAACTGGACTATGATTTTACTTTTGGATTTGCTTTCGAAAACTCTTTTGTAAGTGGGTACGATTCCTTCTTGACGCAGCAGCCTTCATCGTATCATCTCGAGGCAATAACAGATTGTATTTTATGGCGGATATCGTTTGAGGATCTCCATGCGGTATATCAAACAACAACGGTTGGGAACCTAATTGGTCGGAAAGCGGTTGAGGACATTTTTCTAAAAAAAATGAAACGGGAACTGACGCTACTTGAAGATTCGGCAAAAACCAGGTATATCAATTTGGTGCGTGAGCAACCCGAACTGATTCGCAACATTCCCTTAAAATATCTGGCTTCTTATATTGGTATTAGACCGCAATCGTTAAGCCGGATCAGGAAAGAAATTTATTAA
- a CDS encoding HAD family hydrolase has product MKEAIKMVVFDMAGTTVNENNIVYKTLRNAINTVGGYELTLTEVLAHAAGKEKLQAIKTVLKNSLDVDDDELAQRMFTLFLKDLEHAYEVEEIYPNANAEELFAILKERDILRVINTGYDRKTAESLLEKLNWKVGKDVDALITASDVPRNRPYPDMIDMAMQKFEITDSSVVMKIGDSIIDIQEGQQAGCALSIGITTGAHDAAQLRSANPDYVIDDLLEIVEILEKKNISNTVV; this is encoded by the coding sequence ATGAAAGAAGCCATCAAGATGGTCGTATTTGATATGGCAGGTACGACAGTGAACGAAAATAATATTGTTTATAAGACGCTTAGAAATGCAATAAATACGGTAGGGGGATACGAACTGACATTAACAGAGGTATTGGCCCATGCTGCAGGTAAGGAGAAGCTACAGGCAATTAAGACTGTACTCAAAAATAGTTTGGATGTTGATGATGATGAATTGGCTCAACGGATGTTTACTTTGTTTTTGAAAGACTTGGAACACGCTTATGAAGTCGAGGAAATTTACCCTAATGCGAATGCGGAAGAACTATTTGCAATCTTGAAAGAGCGGGATATCTTGCGTGTGATCAATACGGGCTATGATCGTAAGACAGCCGAGTCACTTTTGGAGAAGCTTAATTGGAAAGTTGGCAAAGATGTAGATGCGTTAATTACTGCTTCTGATGTACCTCGAAACAGACCTTATCCAGATATGATTGATATGGCCATGCAAAAATTTGAAATTACCGATTCGAGTGTGGTGATGAAAATTGGAGATTCCATCATCGATATACAGGAGGGGCAACAAGCGGGTTGTGCTTTGAGTATTGGTATAACAACAGGTGCACATGATGCGGCTCAACTTAGATCGGCAAATCCAGATTATGTGATTGATGATCTACTGGAGATTGTTGAAATACTTGAAAAGAAGAATATATCCAATACAGTCGTCTAG
- a CDS encoding TonB-dependent receptor domain-containing protein, whose amino-acid sequence MKRFIAIALMATAVASVHAQAPAGGRPAFAMSEGQLSGQIVDSNGKPISQASVNLLKVIKDQATGKEREILVKSTSSSENGKFNFAAISPKEKWKLKISSVGYVPIDLAVDYSDSKTTNKDLGAIKLDDDNRKLDEVTVTGRKALLEMDIDKKVFNVEKNIVAAGGTAIDVLRNMPSVQVDIDGNVKLRNAAPTIFVDGKPTTLTPDQIPADVIDKIEIITNPSAKYDASGSMAGILNIILKKNKKAGYNGMVTLGGDRFGGTNFMGSLNLRQNKFNISLTGMNMRMRTNTEGDSHRTSTINGIESTVDQDIEGKTKGMITFGRLGVDYDLSPKTTLSVAGVLVQGKFKPNENSSILTNSGNIESRSDRISESERSFKPRGLQAGLVQKFKTEGEELSVDFNYFGGSNTSNGLYTTNYRNASSEISGTQIQKNIGSGDNKFMTVQADYVKPFKNGMKLETGVRAQINKLKNLNNNSLKAVDKDDFENITAASANYNNKNSVYAAYASLGGNLKDWVSYKVGLRAESSTYDGELLNTNEKFHNKYPLSLFPSLFLSKKLTEKDQIQMSVTRRVNRPNFFQLIPFVDYTDSLNITRGNPDLVPEFTTSGELSYSRTHGKGTFLATVYYKRTNNLITRYLTQELNPVTNKMDFINTYINANSSKNYGAEFTYTNNLKKWWDLTADLNFYNSKIEVDEKTPSEGMWTVFVKLNNTFNLQKNWNLQLAFEYQGKTNMPVTQGQTFGPPMNQAQSSSQGYIKPFYGIDFAIKKSFLKNQAASATLAINDIFRTRGNTIVSSGEGFSQTYYRLSNPQLIKLNLSYRFGKIDMNMFKKNKNQNSMEGIQMQ is encoded by the coding sequence ATGAAAAGATTTATAGCAATAGCGCTAATGGCAACTGCGGTTGCTTCCGTACACGCTCAAGCCCCTGCAGGTGGTCGTCCTGCTTTCGCCATGTCCGAAGGTCAGCTCTCGGGCCAAATTGTGGACAGCAACGGGAAACCTATCTCACAAGCTTCCGTGAATTTATTGAAGGTTATCAAGGATCAAGCTACAGGGAAAGAAAGGGAAATTCTCGTAAAAAGTACCAGCTCTTCAGAAAATGGAAAATTCAATTTCGCAGCCATTTCACCAAAAGAAAAATGGAAACTAAAAATTAGTTCTGTAGGCTATGTGCCGATAGATCTTGCTGTAGACTATAGCGATAGCAAAACAACAAACAAAGATCTAGGTGCGATCAAATTGGACGATGACAACCGTAAACTCGATGAAGTTACCGTGACTGGCCGCAAGGCACTACTCGAAATGGACATCGATAAAAAAGTCTTCAACGTAGAGAAAAATATCGTTGCAGCTGGCGGTACAGCGATCGATGTGCTCCGCAATATGCCTTCTGTACAAGTAGATATCGACGGAAACGTAAAACTGAGAAACGCAGCCCCTACAATTTTTGTCGATGGAAAACCAACCACACTCACTCCCGATCAGATTCCTGCCGATGTGATCGATAAAATCGAAATTATCACAAATCCATCTGCCAAATACGACGCTTCCGGAAGTATGGCCGGTATCCTCAACATTATTCTGAAGAAAAATAAGAAAGCTGGATACAATGGTATGGTCACCTTAGGTGGAGACCGCTTTGGTGGAACCAACTTTATGGGTAGTTTAAATCTGCGTCAAAATAAATTCAACATCTCACTGACGGGAATGAATATGCGCATGCGGACCAACACCGAGGGCGACAGCCACCGTACCAGTACAATTAATGGCATAGAATCAACAGTAGATCAAGATATTGAAGGCAAAACAAAAGGTATGATTACCTTTGGCCGACTCGGCGTAGATTACGACTTAAGTCCCAAAACAACGCTATCTGTAGCCGGCGTATTGGTTCAGGGTAAATTTAAGCCGAATGAGAACTCGTCGATCTTAACCAACTCCGGCAACATCGAATCACGCAGCGATCGGATTTCCGAGTCTGAGAGAAGCTTTAAACCACGGGGGTTGCAGGCAGGTCTTGTTCAAAAATTCAAAACTGAAGGCGAAGAATTATCTGTCGATTTCAATTATTTTGGCGGCAGCAACACATCCAATGGTTTATACACCACCAATTACCGCAATGCAAGCAGCGAAATCAGCGGAACTCAGATCCAAAAAAACATCGGTTCCGGTGATAATAAGTTCATGACTGTGCAGGCAGATTATGTCAAACCATTCAAAAATGGCATGAAACTCGAAACTGGTGTGCGTGCACAGATCAATAAACTCAAAAATCTCAATAATAATTCCTTAAAAGCAGTGGACAAAGATGATTTTGAGAATATCACCGCAGCATCAGCCAACTATAACAATAAAAACAGCGTCTATGCAGCCTATGCCTCACTTGGAGGAAACCTCAAAGACTGGGTATCCTATAAAGTTGGGCTGCGCGCGGAAAGCTCAACTTACGACGGTGAACTTTTGAATACAAACGAAAAGTTCCACAACAAGTATCCCCTGAGCTTATTTCCTTCTTTGTTCTTGAGCAAAAAGCTAACCGAAAAAGACCAAATACAGATGAGCGTAACCCGTCGTGTCAACCGTCCGAACTTCTTTCAGCTCATCCCATTTGTTGATTACACGGATAGCTTGAATATTACACGCGGTAACCCTGACCTTGTTCCTGAATTCACAACATCCGGCGAACTTTCCTACAGCCGTACACATGGAAAAGGTACATTTTTGGCAACAGTATACTATAAACGCACAAACAATCTAATTACACGTTACCTGACACAGGAACTCAATCCGGTAACGAACAAAATGGATTTCATTAATACCTATATCAATGCCAATTCCAGCAAGAATTATGGGGCAGAATTTACTTATACCAATAATCTCAAAAAATGGTGGGATCTGACTGCAGACCTTAACTTCTATAATTCCAAAATTGAGGTGGATGAGAAAACGCCTTCGGAAGGTATGTGGACAGTATTTGTAAAATTGAACAATACATTCAACCTACAGAAAAACTGGAATCTACAGCTAGCCTTTGAATATCAAGGCAAAACAAATATGCCAGTGACACAGGGTCAAACATTCGGTCCACCAATGAACCAGGCGCAAAGCTCTTCACAAGGCTATATCAAACCATTCTATGGTATCGACTTTGCCATCAAGAAAAGCTTCTTGAAAAATCAGGCTGCCTCAGCAACATTGGCCATCAACGATATCTTCAGAACACGTGGCAATACCATTGTTTCATCGGGTGAAGGGTTCTCTCAAACCTATTATCGACTTTCTAATCCACAGTTGATCAAATTGAATCTTTCCTACCGTTTTGGAAAAATAGATATGAATATGTTTAAGAAAAACAAAAACCAGAATTCAATGGAAGGCATACAAATGCAATAA
- a CDS encoding LytTR family DNA-binding domain-containing protein: MKIKCILVDDEPFALNILEDDLLNFEQIEVVHKFNATAEAEEYLKNHAIDLIFLDIEMPDQLGTQFIRELAPRPLVIFTTAYHQYAVEGFELNAIDYLLKPISKERLAAAVRKVEEGMLLRAKQLPEQDHIIVNVEYKKTKIFLHEISYIEGLKDYVKIYLVDRESPLLTRSNLRGMEKILPTIDFLRIHNSFIVNKNRIEQVAQSKLTLPETALPIGKKYIKNIEQFI, encoded by the coding sequence ATGAAGATTAAATGTATACTCGTAGATGATGAACCCTTCGCGCTCAATATTTTAGAAGACGACTTGTTGAATTTTGAGCAAATCGAAGTCGTCCATAAATTTAATGCGACGGCCGAAGCGGAAGAATATTTAAAAAATCACGCTATCGATCTGATTTTTCTGGATATTGAAATGCCCGATCAATTGGGTACGCAGTTTATTCGCGAACTCGCCCCCCGCCCCTTGGTTATCTTCACCACGGCCTATCATCAATATGCTGTTGAAGGTTTCGAGCTAAATGCCATTGATTATCTGCTTAAGCCGATTTCAAAAGAACGACTCGCAGCGGCTGTCCGAAAAGTAGAAGAGGGTATGCTGCTCCGTGCAAAACAGCTCCCCGAACAGGATCATATTATCGTCAATGTAGAATATAAAAAGACGAAAATTTTTCTCCATGAAATCAGCTACATCGAAGGCTTGAAAGACTATGTAAAAATATACCTGGTGGACCGTGAATCGCCCCTTCTTACGCGCAGCAACCTCCGTGGAATGGAAAAAATATTACCTACAATAGACTTCCTACGCATACATAATTCCTTTATTGTCAATAAAAATCGTATTGAGCAGGTCGCCCAAAGCAAACTCACCCTACCTGAAACCGCCCTTCCTATCGGTAAAAAATATATTAAAAATATCGAACAGTTTATCTAA